Proteins encoded in a region of the Quercus lobata isolate SW786 chromosome 8, ValleyOak3.0 Primary Assembly, whole genome shotgun sequence genome:
- the LOC115955193 gene encoding uncharacterized protein LOC115955193, which yields MGAGRKTQTHSLKENSQSLISKNSSTTARNLRKSELRGVIFGCKHHTIKECLSKQLFGLPALHFSYIRNISVGLPLFLFNYSDRRLHGIFEAASPGQMNINPYAWTDGSESTPFPAQVKIRIRKQCQPLLEDQFKPIIAENYYEQRLFWFELDQEQTDKLISLFSASSVIVSTSLPSNTQKWSSPFKSVQESGNIGTPSLECNVHPGQARVEWESWDAPGLCRVPALIGEGVAEREKRDCGPSYPSPKKWSDLFRASNTHATHTLERDARPDQASEESESWDAPCLWAVENLIGKDEETTDEVASEIDYNEQLHFNPSVDCSSNLAMMKEMSSEHKYAEDTGIHYNEHLHLKPSVDCSSNLAMTKEKSSEHKHAEDTGLHGILTFQKHKMSSDDTYIPEASRTSETKSSEFQSIVAKLLQEVSELKLFQLKQSEKINSLGLYLGELKDRCGLVTVEEFKSCDEPPSELDEKVLIVGGYDGSMWLSAVDSYSPSYDLMESLSPMNFARSSAAAAKLNGEVYLLGGVYGDCWNDTVESYNPISNQWVSRPPLNQKKGGLAGVSLNEKIFAIGGGIGVEFFSEVHVFYPDEGRWIPTQSMLKKRYLTAAAEINGAIYVAGGYDGKDYLNSVERFDPREQTWTRLKNMSERRGSHSLSMLNEKLYAIGGYDGANELSSVEVLDPRVGFWMKGKPMKETRKYAGAVEIGDSIYVMGGVNEELKILHTVECYKEGNGWQLTKLRGVGKRCSFSAVLL from the exons ATGGGTGCAGGGAGGAAGACACAGACACACTCATTGAAGGAGAATTCTCAATCTCTGATTTCGAAAAATTCTAGTACAACCGCAAGGAATCTAAGGAAGAGCGAACTACGCGGTGTTATCTTTGGTTGTAAGCATCACACGATCAAAGAATGTTTGTCCAAACAATTGTTCG GATTACCAGCTCTACATTTCTCTTATATAAGGAATATTAGTGTTGGTTTGCCACTTTTCTTATTCAATTACAGTGACAGAAGGCTTCATGGTATCTTTGAGGCTGCAAGTCCAGGACAAATGAATATTAATCCATATGCTTGGACTGATGGTTCAGAGTCTACCCCATTTCCTGCACAG GTCAAGATTCGAATCCGTAAGCAGTGCCAGCCATTGCTGGAAGATCAGTTCAAACCTATAATTGCCGAAAATTACTATGAACAAAGACTGTTTTGGTTTGAACTTGACCAGGAGCAAACAGACAAGTTGATTTCCTTGTTTTCAGCTTCATCAGTCATTGTGAGTACTTCCCTCCCAAGCAACACACAGAAGTGGAGCAGCCCAttcaaatctgtccaagaaagtGGAAACATTGGAACACCTTCATTAGAATGCAATGTTCATCCAGGCCAGGCCAGAGTAGAATGGGAATCTTGGGATGCTCCTGGTCTGTGCAGAGTCCCAGCTCTCATTGGTGAGGGGGTAGctgaaagggaaaaaagggATTGTGGACCATCATATCCATCACCGAAAAAGTGGAGTGATTTGTTTAGAGCTTCAAACACTCATGCCACTCATACACTAGAACGCGATGCTCGTCCAGACCAGGCTAGTGAAGAATCGGAGTCCTGGGATGCTCCTTGTCTGTGGGCAGTAGAAAATCTCATTGGTAAGGATGAGGAAACAACGGATGAGGTTGCATCAGAAATAGATTACAACGAACAATTACACTTCAACCCAAGTGTTGATTGCTCCTCAAATTTGGCCATGATGAAGGAGATGTCATCAGAGCATAAGTATGCCGAAGACACTGGAATACATTACAACGAACATTTACACTTAAAACCAAGTGTTGATTGCTCCTCAAATTTGGCCATGACAAAGGAGAAGTCATCAGAGCATAAGCATGCCGAAGACACTGGGCTACATGGGATACTTACATTCCAGAAGCATAAGATGTCATCGGATGATACTTACATTCCAGAAGCATCAAGGACTTCAGAAACAAAGTCTTCTGAATTTCAGTCTATTGTAGCCAAG TTGCTACAAGAAGTCAGTGAGCTGAAGTTATTTCAGTTAAAACAAAGTGAAAAAATCAATTCCTTGGGGCTGTACCTG GGTGAATTAAAAGATCGATGCGGACTTGTTACTGTAGAGGAATTTAAGTCATGTGATGAACCTCCTTCAGAACTTGATGAGAAAGTACTTATTGTGGGAGGTTATGATGGCTCTATGTGGTTATCAGCTGTGGATTCTTATTCTCCTTCTTATGATCTGATGGAATCCCTTAGTCCAATGAATTTTGCACGATCAAGCGCTGCAGCAGCAAAGCTAAATGGTGAAGTCTACTTGCTTGGTGGTGTATATGGTGACTGTTGGAATGATACAG TTGAATCATACAACCCAATAAGCAATCAGTGGGTCAGTCGTCCTCCATTGAATCAAAAGAAGGGGGGCTTAGCAGGAGTTTCTTTGAATGAGAAGATTTTTGCAATTGGTGGTGGAATTGGCGTTGAATTTTTCTCTGAGGTGCATGTTTTTTATCCAGACGAAGGAAGGTGGATTCCCACTCAGTCAATGCTAAAAAAG AGATATTTGACTGCTGCGGCAGAAATCAATGGTGCGATCTATGTTGCTGGAGGATATGATGGAAAGGATTACTTGAA CTCAGTGGAAAGATTTGATCCCCGGGAGCAAACTTGGACTAGACTTAAGAATATGTCCGAAAGGAGAGGAAGTCATTCATTGTCTATGCTGAATGAGAAACT aTATGCTATTGGTGGCTATGATGGAGCTAATGAACTTTCATCTGTTGAGGTCTTAGACCCTCGTGTTGGTTTTTGGATGAAGGGGAAGCCCATGAAAGAAACCAGGAAGTATGCCGGTGCTGTTGAAATTGGAGATTCAATTTATGTCATGGGGGGAGTGAATGAAGAGTTGAAAATATTGCACACG GTGGAGTGTTACAAGGAGGGTAATGGGTGGCAGTTGACAAAACTTAGAGGCGTTGGGAAAAGATGCTCCTTCTCTGCTGTTCTGTTATGA
- the LOC115957556 gene encoding protein RETICULATA-RELATED 5, chloroplastic-like — protein MKPHTYIVLDTPPPLLLHTTGTSTLRRIPAGNRRHVIKLSASAHTRRHVLLAPVLTAGAYALRSAVARAEDNPPNLPAMKEPEKAKSAAEDDVVVSRIYDAAVIGEPVAVGKDKRKVWEKLMNARVVYLGEAEHVPVRDDKELELEIVKNLRKRCVESESDRSISLALEAFPCDLQDQLNQYMDKRIDGETLKSYASHWPPQCWQEYQPLLSYCRDNGVQLVACGTPLKVLRTVQAEGIRGLSKADRKVYAPPAGSGFISGFTSISRRSPIDMNSPNQSVPFGPSSYLSAQIRVVEEYSMSQIILQTMVDGGATGMLVVVTGASHVMYGSRGTGLPARISKKMQKKNQVVILLDPERQQIRREGEVPVADFLWYSAASPCSRNCFDRAEIARVMNAAGRRRDALPQDLQKGLDLGLVSPEVLQNFFDLEKYPLISELTHRFQGFRERLLADPKFLHRLAIEEAISITTTLLAQYERRKEKFFEELDYVITDTVRGTVVDFFTVWLPAPTLSFLSRADEINVPDSIDALQGLLGSIPDNAFQKNPAGKNWILSHRVASVLFGGLKLASVGFISSIGAVAASNVLYAIHRFLNPALVANQRTKRSPILKTAVVYGCFLGTSANLRYQIIAGIVEHRISDEFSSQILLVNMLSFFVRTINSYWGTQQWVDLARFTGLQAQKNGQPSYEIPDSPSHAALGCKNTEEVTVDEIKNQ, from the exons ATGAAACCCCACACTTACATTGTCTTGGACACTCCACCACCACTACTACTACACACAACCGGTACCTCTACTCTCCGGCGAATCCCCGCCGGAAACCGCCGCCACGTAATAAAACTCTCCGCCAGCGCGCACACGAGACGGCATGTCTTACTGGCTCCGGTCCTCACCGCCGGCGCGTATGCTCTCCGATCTGCGGTGGCGCGTGCGGAGGATAATCCGCCTAACCTTCCCGCGATGAAGGAGCCGGAGAAAGCGAAATCCGCGGCGGAGGATGATGTGGTGGTTTCGAGGATTTACGACGCGGCGGTGATCGGAGAGCCGGTGGCGGTGGGGAAAGACAAGAGGAAGGTGTGGGAGAAGTTGATGAACGCGAGGGTTGTGTATTTAGGGGAAGCGGAGCACGTGCCTGTTCGGGACGATAAGGAATTGGAGCTCGAGATCGTTAAGAACTTGAGGAAACGGTGCGTTGAGTCTGAGTCTGATAGGTCAATTTCTTTGGCTCTTGAGGCATTTCCTTGTGATCTTCAGGACCAACTCAATCAGTACATGGATaaaag AATAGATGGAGAAACATTGAAGTCTTATGCATCACATTGGCCGCCTCAATGCTGGCAGGAGTATCAGCCTCTTCTAAGCTATTGTCGCGATAATGGAGTTCAGCTTGTTGCTTGTGGTACACCACTAAAG GTTTTAAGAACTGTCCAAGCAGAAGGAATTCGTGGGCTTTCAAAGGCTGATCGTAAAGTATATGCCCCTCCAGCTGGTTCGGGCTTCATTTCAGGCTTCACTTCCATCTCACGCAGATCACCAATTGATATGAATTCTCCAAATCAATCTGTTCCTTTTGGGCCAAGCTCATACCTATCTGCACAAATAAGAGTAGTAGAGGAATATAGCATGTCCCAGATCATTTTACAAACCATGGTGGATGGAGGAGCCACTGGCATGCTAGTAGTGGTAACAGGTGCAAGCCATGTTATGTATGGATCAAGGGGGACTGGGCTGCCGGCAAGAATTTCAAAAAAGatgcaaaagaaaaaccaaGTGGTTATATTACTTGATCCTGAAAGGCAACAAATAAGGAGAGAGGGAGAAGTTCCGGTTGCTGATTTCTTGTGGTATTCTGCTGCCAGTCCCTGCAGTAGAAATTGTTTTGATCGTGCTGAGATTGCTCGGGTAATGAATGCAGCTGGCAGGAGGAGAGATGCCCTTCCACAG GACCTTCAAAAAGGACTTGATCTTGGTTTAGTATCACCAGAGGTACTACAGAACTTCTTTGATTTGGAGAAATATCCTCTTATTTCAGAACTGACTCATCGTTTCCAG GGTTTCAGGGAAAGATTGTTGGCAGATCCTAAATTCTTGCATAGATTAGCTATAGAAGAAGCTATCTCTATAACAACTACTCTTCTAGCACAGTATGAGAGGCGTAAAGAAAAGTTCTTTGAAGAGCTTGACTATGTCATTACGGATACTGTCAGGGGAACGGTTGTTGATTTTTTTACGGTTTGGCTTCCTGCTCCAACCCTGTCGTTCCTTTCACGTGCTGATGAGATAAATGTTCCTGATAGCATAGATGCTTTGCAAGGTCTCCTTGGGTCCATCCCTGATAatgcatttcaaaaaaatccTGCTGGGAAGAATTGGATTCTCAGTCATAGAGTTGCATCGGTGCTTTTTGGTGGTTTGAAACTTGCTAGTGTAGGATTTATTTCCAGTATTGGAGCTGTGGCAGCCTCGAATGTTTTATATGCAATTCATAGGTTCCTCAATCCAGCGCTGGTTGCTAATCAACGTACTAAAAGATCACCAATACTCAAAACAGCAGTTGTCTATGGATGCTTTCTTGGAACTTCAGCAAATCTACGTTATCAG ATTATAGCTGGGATAGTGGAGCATCGGATTTCTGATGAGTTTTCTTCTCAAATATTACTTGTAAATATGCTATCATTTTTTGTTAGGACAATCAACTCCTACTGGGGAACTCAG CAATGGGTTGATCTTGCACGGTTTACTGGACTGCAAGCTCAGAAAAATGGACAGCCCTCTTATGAAATACCAGATTCTCCTAGTCATGCTGCATTGGGATGCAAAAACACAGAAGAAGTCACTGTTGATGAAATCAAGAATCAATGA
- the LOC115954823 gene encoding arogenate dehydrogenase 1, chloroplastic, translated as MSASSDSRILKIGIVGFGPFGQFLGKTMIKQGHILRATSRSDYSELCANSGISFFREVGAFLEAENDVILICTSILSLQEVLKSMPFHHLKRPTLFADVLSVKEHPRNVLLRVLPQEYDVLCTHPMFGPESGKDGWKDLNFMYEKVRIRNEAICSSFLQIFESEGCRMLKMSCEEHDKLAARSLFLTHTIGRVLSEMEIQSTSINTKRFETLVQLKEGTMNDSFDLFSGLFAHNRFAQQELQNLELALQKVKQKLIEKMNEEKDLNDSKDVEYSH; from the exons aTGTCTGCTTCATCGGATTCAAGAATTCTGAAAATAGGCATAGTAGGCTTTGGCCCCTTCGGCCAGTTTCTGGGAAAGACCATGATCAAACAAGGCCATATTCTAAGGGCAACTTCACGGTCAGATTACTCTGAACTCTGTGCCAACTCGGGTATCTCATTCTTCAG GGAAGTAGGTGCATTTCTTGAAGCCGAAAATGATGTCATTCTGATATGCACATCAATCCTATCTCTACAAGAGGTTCTCAAATCAATGCCATTCCATCATCTGAAACGGCCAACACTTTTCGCAGACGTACTCTCAGTTAAAGAGCATCCAAGAAACGTTCTATTGCGA GTACTGCCACAGGAGTATGACGTGCTTTGCACTCACCCTATGTTTGGACCAGAGAGCGGGAAAGATGGGTGGAAGGATCTAAACTTCATGTACGAGAAAGTTAGAATAAGAAATGAAGCTATCTGCTCAAGCTTCCTCCAAATTTTTGAAAGCGAG GGTTGCAGAATGCTCAAAATGTCTTGCGAAGAACACGATAAATTGGCTGCTAGAAGCCTGTTTTTAACTCATACCATTGGCAG GGTTCTGTCAGAAATGGAGATCCAGTCCACATCTATAAACACAAAGCGCTTTGAAACACTTGTTCAGTTG AAAGAGGGCACCATGAACGATAGTTTTGATCTGTTCAGTGGGTTATTTGCACATAATAGATTTGCCCAGCAAGAG CTACAAAACCTTGAACTTGCATTGCAGAAAGTTAAACAGAAGCTGATAGAGAAGATGAATGAGGAGAAGGATTTGAACGATTCTAAAGACGTGGAGTACTCTCATTAA